The following proteins are encoded in a genomic region of Neospora caninum Liverpool complete genome, chromosome XI:
- a CDS encoding Ap4s1 protein, related, producing the protein MIRFVLLLNRQGKTRLSRWYEGGLSDQEKWKVESGIHAAVLQRQRRWANILDFRSYHLVYRQYAGLVFVVCIDSTENDLAVYEGIQLFVELLDKYFGTVCELDIIFHVDKVYFLLDQFIQAGEIVQTSPKLIVSRAKRLDGLD; encoded by the coding sequence ATGATTCGATTTGTGTTGTTGCTCAACCGTcaggggaagacgcgcctctcgcggtgGTACGAAGGCGGGTTGTCTGACCAGGAAAAGTGGAAAGTGGAGAGTGGGATCCACGCAGCAGTCCttcagagacagcgaaggtgGGCAAACATCCTCGACTTCCGGTCCTACCACCTGGTGTACAGGCAGTACGCGGGGCTCGTCTTTGTCGTGTGTATCGACAGCACCGAGAACGACCTGGCTGTGTACGAAGGCATCCAGCTGTTCGTCGAACTGCTCGACAAGTACTTCGGGACGGTCTGCGAGCTCGACATAATCTTCCACGTCGACAAAGTTTACTTCCTTCTCGACCAGTTCATCCAGGCCGGAGAAATAGTTCAAACAAGTCCGAAACTGATCGTCTCCCGCGCGAAACGCCTGGACGGTCTCGACTGA